CTTCCGGACCCGAGTGCCGGCAAAGGACTCGAGTTGATGAACGGCACTTCGAATCGCTTCATCGTGAGCCTGGATAATCCGGGTATCCTTCTGGACCAGGGCGGCGATGGAGACCGACTTGGGCGGTGAGAAGGTGAAGTCATAGAACACCCGTCGGTTGGCGGTTTCTCGTTCTGCTCCGTCAGGCCGGAGCTCTAGGCGGGTGGTTTTCTGACGTAGGGTCAGCTTCTGTCCGGTCTGAGGATGGAGATTGTCGCACATCCGCAGGAACTCCTCCGACGTAGGGACCCCGGTCAACCCGAGGCGTTCAGCTCCCTTACCGATCCATTCGCCGGTCAGCCGCTGTCCCTCGGTGTAGTAATCCCCGACCCGAAGGTGAGATTCGAAATACTCCTTGGCGTTCCCGAGATGATATTGGGCTCTGGAGGTCAGCATGGGGCATCTGGATTTGGAGAGGTTACTTCCCGTGCTGGTTTGCGTCTTTCTCCACGCCACGAAGAGAACGGCGTTGAGGTCCTTTCGTTTTCGCGGCGTTCTTGTCTTGCCAGTGTCGATAGAGAGCATTGCAAATTGCTCCCATCCGCTCCGGATCACCTGCCAGATCCAGAACCTCTGCCGGCGAGAAGTATTTGGTGGAGTTGGGCGGAGGGTTTCCCAAGGGCGTCAGCAAACCCCGATTTACCAAGACTGGGATATCGGTTTCATTGCAGTTGAGTAGGGCGGCCGTTTGCCG
The Verrucomicrobiales bacterium DNA segment above includes these coding regions:
- a CDS encoding relaxase domain-containing protein, with protein sequence MLTSRAQYHLGNAKEYFESHLRVGDYYTEGQRLTGEWIGKGAERLGLTGVPTSEEFLRMCDNLHPQTGQKLTLRQKTTRLELRPDGAERETANRRVFYDFTFSPPKSVSIAALVQKDTRIIQAHDEAIRSAVHQLESFAGTRVRKAGSCNDRPTQNVTAALFRHETSRAMDPHLHTHCIVFN